A portion of the Ardenticatenales bacterium genome contains these proteins:
- the cdd gene encoding cytidine deaminase: MEISAEQREALVMAARECRHLAYAPYSHYLVGAALLAADGHIYTGVNVENASFGLTICAERSAIVKMVANGAREIKALAVSTSSGGSPCGACRQVMNEFARTDIPIFLCDENSLVRQTTLHALLPDRFGPEHLP; the protein is encoded by the coding sequence ATGGAAATTAGCGCGGAACAACGGGAGGCTTTGGTGATGGCGGCACGGGAATGCCGGCATTTGGCCTACGCCCCCTACTCCCATTACCTCGTCGGCGCGGCGCTGCTGGCCGCCGACGGCCACATCTACACCGGCGTCAACGTGGAAAACGCCTCCTTCGGCCTCACCATCTGCGCCGAACGCAGCGCCATCGTCAAAATGGTCGCCAACGGCGCGCGCGAAATCAAAGCCCTGGCCGTCAGCACCAGTAGCGGCGGCTCACCCTGCGGCGCATGCCGGCAAGTCATGAACGAATTCGCCCGCACCGACATCCCCATCTTCCTCTGCGACGAAAACAGCCTCGTGCGCCAGACCACCCTCCACGCCCTCCTCCCCGACCGCTTCGGCCCCGAACACCTACCCTAA
- a CDS encoding GNAT family N-acetyltransferase: MPSLSLPLYTERLLLRDFVLADFDAISAYAVDPLVNRFMLYSPRDQMETYDYLLALLESQRQQPRLIWEIGAVRQADGVLIGGCDLTLSDDGREGDLGYILAQAAWGYGYATEIARALLHAGFAQLELARIYATCDIANTASAHVLEKAGLRRRTTLYQYQFAKGRWWDVHYYAIERAEWDAGPRPLIEP, from the coding sequence ATGCCTTCTCTCTCCCTTCCCCTGTACACTGAAAGATTGCTCCTGCGCGACTTCGTCCTCGCCGACTTCGATGCCATCTCTGCCTACGCCGTCGATCCGCTCGTCAACCGTTTCATGCTCTACAGTCCGCGCGATCAGATGGAGACATATGACTACTTGCTGGCGTTGTTAGAGAGCCAGCGCCAACAGCCGCGCCTCATCTGGGAAATCGGCGCCGTGCGCCAGGCGGATGGCGTTCTCATCGGTGGCTGCGATCTGACCCTGAGCGATGATGGGCGAGAAGGCGACCTGGGGTACATTCTGGCACAGGCCGCCTGGGGATATGGATACGCCACGGAAATCGCCCGCGCCCTGCTGCACGCCGGCTTCGCGCAATTGGAACTGGCGCGCATCTATGCCACTTGCGACATCGCCAATACGGCTTCCGCGCATGTGCTGGAAAAGGCCGGGCTGCGTCGCCGCACGACGTTGTATCAGTACCAGTTCGCCAAAGGGCGCTGGTGGGACGTGCATTATTATGCCATTGAACGGGCGGAATGGGATGCCGGGCCGCGCCCTCTTATTGAGCCATAA
- a CDS encoding peptidoglycan DD-metalloendopeptidase family protein, which produces MKSRYLLGLLLAALFWGVGCRHSPATTRSQFPPILSPAASPTATLLPPALTRLPTRTPPPPTPPATPPPTFTPSPSPTPTPAFDIALGLSPAGNPLTAHVVGEGPLKVVIVGQGTDLPARLLDHFRAHPRQVPPTISLWIVPEFNPDGAVSGQHVNAAGVDLYRNADTRDDHCGGNTWTPDPDRLPAGSGGAYPFSAPESQALRRFVADAGIVLFYQQVTLYSDVAQVSPDSCRQFAPNAALASLLTGTGHYASAPDYGLSGNWVDYLSAQGIAGVRVKIPPTRPDDWASDLLGVQRVLALVDDIVGAEAANQGASFVWLEDAGINEWQFAPRTLIHPLALAVLENTLYLLDSGRVLALDLDTPAPPRILLAPGDQVENTRVLEPLDLAAAGPDVLVLDRAGDVYRYDRRAVAWHLERSDRHNEAELSDYFVALAANADTRFLLESNYEYIRRYQADGFDAAWLIPDNHDVDLDAAGEAVYLLSQEKDDIAGRLLRYQLAGADVSLSRAFRPAVTLLRPRQVAATATTVYVLDEGGRRLLSLDPAQGQLQTVWQRRDARPMTALWADAAGGRLIVAGRDRLWFYGMPAETTNIQPGATVTETLHDAGFLAQMNGWLIPIGGSDLPARDLQMPGAPRHYRLGIHEGVDFYWQPGTLVRAAASGRVIRAMTDYVPAGYAELTAWRAETLQLGYTSAAALDGYRGQQVWIEHENGLVTRYAHLSQIAPGIEMGVTVTRGQVIGAVGNSGSPASLISPEEDAHLHFEVWLGDQYLGQFLRPVEIREWLRTIFMAQ; this is translated from the coding sequence ATGAAGTCACGCTATTTGCTTGGGCTGCTGTTGGCGGCGTTGTTTTGGGGGGTGGGATGCCGGCATTCTCCCGCCACCACACGCTCCCAATTCCCCCCCATCCTTTCCCCCGCCGCGTCGCCCACCGCCACCCTGCTCCCGCCCGCCTTAACCCGCCTGCCCACGCGCACCCCCCCGCCGCCCACCCCCCCCGCCACCCCACCCCCGACCTTCACGCCCAGCCCCTCCCCCACGCCGACACCCGCCTTTGACATCGCGCTGGGACTATCTCCTGCCGGCAATCCACTAACCGCACACGTCGTCGGCGAGGGACCGCTGAAGGTCGTCATCGTCGGCCAGGGCACTGACTTGCCCGCCCGACTCCTCGATCACTTCCGCGCCCACCCCCGCCAGGTCCCGCCGACCATCAGCCTGTGGATTGTGCCCGAATTCAACCCGGATGGGGCGGTTAGCGGCCAACATGTGAATGCCGCCGGCGTTGATCTGTACCGCAATGCGGACACGCGCGACGATCACTGCGGCGGCAATACGTGGACGCCCGACCCGGACCGGCTGCCGGCGGGCAGTGGCGGCGCGTACCCGTTTTCCGCGCCGGAGAGCCAGGCGCTGCGCCGGTTTGTGGCCGATGCCGGCATTGTCTTGTTCTATCAGCAAGTTACCCTCTACAGTGACGTGGCGCAGGTTTCGCCGGATAGCTGCCGGCAATTCGCGCCGAATGCCGCTCTCGCCAGCCTGCTCACCGGCACCGGCCACTACGCCAGCGCCCCCGACTACGGGCTGAGCGGCAACTGGGTGGATTACCTGTCGGCGCAGGGCATCGCCGGCGTTCGCGTCAAAATTCCGCCCACCCGCCCCGATGATTGGGCGTCCGATTTGCTGGGCGTGCAGCGGGTGCTGGCGCTGGTGGACGACATCGTGGGCGCGGAAGCGGCTAATCAGGGGGCGTCCTTTGTCTGGTTGGAAGATGCCGGCATAAATGAATGGCAGTTCGCGCCGCGCACCCTCATCCACCCCCTGGCCCTCGCCGTGCTGGAAAACACCCTCTACCTGCTGGACAGCGGGCGCGTGCTGGCCCTGGACCTGGACACGCCCGCGCCGCCCCGAATCCTGCTCGCCCCTGGCGATCAGGTTGAGAATACGCGCGTCCTGGAGCCACTCGATCTGGCCGCCGCCGGCCCGGATGTGCTTGTGCTGGACCGCGCCGGTGATGTGTACCGGTATGATCGCCGCGCCGTGGCCTGGCATCTGGAACGCAGCGACCGCCACAACGAAGCGGAATTGTCCGACTATTTTGTGGCTTTGGCTGCGAACGCGGACACCCGTTTCCTGTTGGAGAGCAATTACGAATACATTCGCCGCTATCAGGCGGACGGGTTCGACGCCGCCTGGCTCATCCCCGACAACCATGACGTAGACCTGGATGCCGCCGGGGAGGCCGTTTATCTGCTGTCACAGGAAAAAGACGACATCGCCGGTCGCCTGCTGCGCTATCAGTTGGCGGGTGCGGATGTCAGCCTTAGCCGCGCCTTCCGCCCGGCGGTGACGTTGCTGCGCCCGCGCCAGGTGGCGGCGACTGCGACCACAGTCTACGTGCTGGACGAAGGGGGGCGGCGGCTGTTGTCGCTGGACCCCGCGCAAGGCCAATTGCAGACTGTCTGGCAGCGCCGGGATGCCCGGCCGATGACGGCTCTCTGGGCGGATGCGGCGGGCGGGCGTCTGATTGTGGCGGGACGGGATCGTCTCTGGTTTTATGGAATGCCGGCAGAAACCACAAACATACAGCCCGGCGCAACGGTAACGGAGACACTCCACGATGCCGGCTTCCTGGCGCAAATGAACGGTTGGCTCATCCCCATTGGCGGCTCCGATCTGCCCGCGCGCGACCTGCAAATGCCCGGCGCGCCACGCCATTATCGCCTGGGCATCCACGAGGGGGTCGATTTCTATTGGCAGCCGGGCACGCTCGTGCGCGCGGCGGCAAGCGGGCGCGTCATCCGGGCAATGACCGATTACGTGCCCGCGGGCTACGCGGAATTGACCGCCTGGCGCGCCGAAACGTTGCAGCTTGGTTACACATCCGCGGCGGCGCTGGACGGTTATCGCGGGCAGCAGGTGTGGATTGAACACGAAAACGGGCTGGTGACGCGGTACGCGCACCTCAGCCAGATTGCGCCGGGCATTGAAATGGGCGTGACCGTGACGCGGGGGCAAGTTATCGGCGCGGTGGGCAACAGCGGCTCGCCCGCCTCGCTCATCAGCCCAGAGGAAGACGCCCATCTCCATTTTGAGGTCTGGCTAGGGGATCAATATCTGGGCCAGTTCCTGCGCCCCGTGGAAATTCGGGAGTGGTTGCGGACGATATTTATGGCTCAATAA
- a CDS encoding ImmA/IrrE family metallo-endopeptidase, with amino-acid sequence MNVDLVNIIFGIKVRQARARANITQAELAARVPISASYLAEIEKGRKYPKPDKILRIAQVLGINYDELVSIKLDRNLAHLMEALTSPLFRQFPFAEFGVDVSDLVDLVTSTPEKASALLHAIADMARQHNMEEEHFLRAALRSYQELNDNYFPAWEDAVAEFAQARGLHEQIPIPLPRLQALLQQEFRYTLDDKILEQTKPLQSYRSIFVDGSRPHLLINRALHEAQIKFLLAREIGYQVFALKDRANTSSPDRVESYEQVFNDFQASYFAGALLMPRQMLVNDLEAFFAAPTWQPHTLHEMLRRYDVTPEMLLYRFSELIPQFFGVALHFLRMHDVDDRYRLVKQLNMNRLPLPPGISSREHFCRRWLTVRLLQELEPAGNGSASHAGVQVSQFLESGEKFLCIGFSRPLALSPGVNSSVIVGFRVDDMLGNKIRFLADTTIPTRIINETCERCPLTATECTQRGAPATLWETERTRHQRQEALNILLARFHD; translated from the coding sequence ATGAATGTGGACCTGGTAAACATCATTTTCGGCATCAAAGTACGGCAGGCGCGGGCCAGAGCCAACATCACCCAGGCGGAACTCGCCGCGCGCGTCCCCATCTCCGCCTCCTATCTCGCCGAGATCGAAAAAGGGCGCAAATACCCCAAGCCGGACAAAATCCTGCGCATCGCCCAAGTACTGGGCATCAACTACGACGAACTCGTCTCCATCAAACTGGACCGCAACCTCGCCCACCTTATGGAAGCCCTCACTTCCCCCCTCTTTCGCCAATTCCCCTTCGCCGAATTTGGCGTAGACGTCAGTGACCTGGTGGACCTCGTCACCAGCACCCCAGAAAAAGCCAGCGCCCTCCTCCACGCCATCGCCGACATGGCCCGCCAGCACAACATGGAAGAAGAACACTTCCTCCGCGCCGCCTTACGCTCCTACCAGGAGCTAAACGACAACTACTTTCCCGCCTGGGAAGATGCCGTCGCCGAATTCGCCCAGGCGCGCGGGCTGCACGAGCAAATCCCCATCCCCCTGCCCCGTCTGCAAGCTCTCCTACAGCAGGAATTCCGCTACACGCTGGATGACAAAATCCTGGAGCAAACCAAACCACTACAAAGCTATCGCTCTATCTTTGTTGACGGGAGTCGGCCACATCTACTCATCAACCGCGCCTTACACGAAGCGCAAATCAAGTTCTTGCTGGCGCGGGAAATCGGCTACCAGGTATTCGCCCTCAAAGACCGCGCCAACACCTCCTCCCCCGACCGCGTCGAATCCTACGAACAAGTCTTCAACGACTTCCAGGCTTCCTACTTCGCCGGCGCGCTCCTCATGCCCCGCCAGATGCTGGTCAACGACCTGGAAGCCTTTTTCGCCGCGCCCACGTGGCAGCCGCACACGTTGCACGAAATGCTGCGCCGCTACGACGTAACGCCGGAAATGCTGTTGTACCGTTTCAGCGAACTCATCCCCCAGTTTTTTGGCGTCGCCCTCCACTTTCTGCGCATGCACGATGTGGATGACCGCTATCGCCTGGTGAAGCAGTTGAATATGAACCGGCTTCCCTTGCCCCCCGGGATCAGCTCGCGCGAACATTTCTGCCGTCGCTGGCTCACCGTGCGGCTGCTGCAAGAGCTTGAGCCAGCAGGAAACGGTTCCGCATCTCACGCCGGCGTGCAAGTATCGCAATTTCTGGAGTCCGGAGAAAAATTCCTCTGTATTGGCTTCTCCCGCCCGCTGGCGCTCTCGCCCGGCGTCAACAGCAGCGTCATCGTCGGCTTCCGTGTTGATGACATGTTGGGCAACAAAATACGCTTCCTCGCGGACACGACCATCCCCACGCGCATCATCAACGAAACCTGCGAACGCTGCCCCCTCACCGCGACGGAATGCACGCAGCGCGGCGCACCCGCCACGCTCTGGGAGACGGAACGCACCCGTCACCAACGCCAGGAAGCCTTGAACATTCTGCTCGCCCGCTTCCACGACTGA
- a CDS encoding acetyl-CoA C-acyltransferase, which yields MSTHENGNGARDAVILSATRTPIGKFMGALGEMPATTLGAIAIKAAVAQSGIDPATVYEVILGNVISAGLGQAPARQAALGGGLPDTVGAASVNKVCGSGLKAVMLAANAIAAAEADVFVAGGMESMSQAPYLLPKARQGLRYGHAEVVDTVLGDGLWCAFQDWAMGNAAEFIARQFEVTREEMDQFAVNSHEKAAAATAAGHFRAEITPVEIKGRKGVTIVDVDEPIRATFSNSGYTMTTDLASLGRLRPAFEADGQVTAGNAPGLNDGAAALVVTSRVEAERQGLAPLARIVGYTHAAVPPQWIFAAPARAIPRLLDKIGWQMADVDLFEVNEAFAAQALANGVELGQKGYNWDWAKVNVHGGAVALGHPIGASGGRILVTLLHALRQRGLKRGVASLCLGGGEAVALAVELENN from the coding sequence ATGAGCACGCATGAAAATGGAAACGGGGCGCGTGACGCGGTTATTCTGAGCGCGACGCGCACGCCAATTGGTAAGTTTATGGGGGCGCTGGGAGAAATGCCGGCAACCACCCTCGGAGCCATCGCCATCAAAGCAGCCGTCGCCCAATCAGGCATTGACCCGGCCACCGTCTACGAAGTCATCCTGGGCAACGTCATCTCCGCCGGACTAGGCCAGGCCCCCGCGCGCCAGGCCGCCCTCGGTGGCGGGCTGCCCGACACCGTCGGCGCGGCCAGCGTAAACAAAGTCTGCGGCTCCGGCCTGAAAGCCGTCATGCTGGCGGCCAACGCCATCGCCGCCGCGGAAGCGGACGTCTTCGTTGCCGGTGGCATGGAAAGCATGTCCCAGGCCCCCTACCTGCTGCCCAAAGCCCGCCAGGGGCTGCGCTACGGCCACGCCGAAGTCGTGGACACCGTGCTGGGCGACGGGCTGTGGTGCGCCTTCCAGGATTGGGCCATGGGCAACGCCGCCGAATTCATCGCTCGTCAGTTTGAAGTCACGCGCGAGGAAATGGACCAGTTCGCCGTCAACAGTCACGAAAAAGCCGCCGCCGCCACCGCCGCCGGCCACTTCCGCGCCGAAATCACGCCCGTGGAAATCAAGGGGCGCAAAGGCGTGACCATCGTGGATGTGGACGAACCCATTCGCGCCACCTTCAGCAACAGCGGCTACACCATGACGACTGATCTGGCCTCGCTGGGCAGACTGCGCCCCGCATTTGAGGCGGACGGCCAGGTGACGGCGGGCAACGCGCCCGGTCTGAACGATGGCGCGGCGGCGCTGGTCGTCACCAGTCGGGTGGAGGCGGAACGGCAAGGGCTGGCTCCGCTGGCGCGCATCGTCGGCTACACCCACGCCGCCGTGCCGCCGCAATGGATTTTTGCCGCGCCCGCGCGCGCCATTCCCCGGTTGCTGGACAAAATTGGCTGGCAAATGGCAGACGTAGACCTGTTCGAGGTCAATGAGGCGTTTGCGGCGCAGGCGTTGGCAAACGGAGTGGAACTGGGGCAAAAAGGGTACAACTGGGATTGGGCGAAGGTGAACGTACACGGCGGCGCGGTGGCGCTGGGGCATCCCATTGGGGCCAGCGGCGGGCGCATCCTGGTGACGCTGCTGCACGCCCTGCGCCAGCGTGGCCTGAAGCGCGGCGTGGCTTCCCTCTGCCTCGGCGGCGGCGAAGCGGTCGCCCTCGCCGTCGAACTGGAAAATAATTAA
- the recO gene encoding DNA repair protein RecO, protein MSREKTYRTEAIVLRRGDFAEADRLLTLYSRDYGKIRAIAKGARKPQSRKTGHVELFMRTNFFIAKGRDLDIITQAEVVETYEPLRQNLMRTTYAAYAVELLDRFTPEEDKHISLYDLLRDTLGRLCDADDLRLAARYYELRLLSQVGYQPQLFQCVVSGAPIQEQDQYLSPELGGLIAPGQGQADRRARPVSAVAVKVLRYLQTRPWDTVRVLKLKDTLHLELEGAMHFYLIYLLERNLKSVDFLLRLRHEE, encoded by the coding sequence ATGAGCCGCGAAAAAACCTACCGTACCGAAGCCATCGTCCTGCGTCGTGGCGACTTCGCCGAAGCCGACCGGCTCCTCACCCTCTACAGCCGCGACTACGGCAAAATCCGGGCGATCGCCAAAGGCGCGCGCAAGCCACAAAGCCGCAAAACAGGCCACGTGGAGCTGTTCATGCGCACCAACTTCTTCATCGCCAAAGGGCGCGACCTGGACATCATCACCCAGGCGGAAGTCGTGGAAACGTATGAGCCGCTACGCCAAAACTTGATGCGTACCACCTACGCCGCCTACGCCGTGGAACTCCTGGACCGCTTCACGCCCGAGGAGGACAAGCACATCTCGCTGTACGACCTGCTGCGGGATACGCTGGGCCGGCTATGCGACGCCGACGATTTGCGCCTGGCGGCCCGTTATTACGAACTGCGGCTGTTGTCACAGGTGGGCTACCAGCCACAGTTGTTCCAGTGCGTCGTCTCCGGCGCGCCCATCCAGGAGCAAGACCAATACCTCAGCCCAGAACTGGGCGGCCTGATCGCCCCCGGTCAGGGGCAGGCGGACCGTCGCGCCCGCCCCGTCAGCGCCGTGGCCGTGAAGGTGCTGCGCTACCTGCAAACGCGCCCCTGGGACACGGTGCGCGTGCTGAAGTTGAAGGATACGCTGCACCTGGAACTGGAAGGGGCGATGCACTTCTACCTCATCTACCTGCTGGAACGAAATCTGAAATCGGTTGATTTTTTGCTGCGCCTGCGGCACGAGGAGTGA
- a CDS encoding NTP transferase domain-containing protein, with protein MTLAVVLLAAGHGTRMNSKKQKILHHVGGKPMIQHVFDAACQVADLPPVVVIAPAERGVPALFGNHATYVHQAQRLGTGHAAQMAAPHLRGQADQVLVTYGDMPLLTADTMRQLAQLQTEMQTESGVAISMLTVMGPPTSTFGRILRRPDGSVAEIVEVAAARQRPNAAELLAIPELNVGVYCFAADWLWDNVGALPLRQARSGPEYYLTDLVGMAVSQGRQVRAIVAADEDECLGAGTRAEMVAVEKAFQRRHNNRWLAAGVTLMDPERTYIEADVTIGQDTVIWPDCYLQGRTVVGADCVIGPNVTLRQATVGDGCHIEQAVVEGATLPAGARIGPFTHVRG; from the coding sequence GTGACACTGGCTGTTGTGCTGCTGGCCGCCGGGCACGGCACGCGCATGAACTCCAAGAAGCAAAAAATCCTGCACCACGTCGGCGGCAAGCCGATGATCCAGCATGTCTTTGACGCCGCCTGCCAGGTCGCCGACCTGCCCCCCGTTGTCGTCATCGCGCCGGCGGAAAGGGGCGTGCCGGCATTATTCGGCAACCACGCCACCTACGTCCACCAGGCACAGCGGCTGGGCACGGGGCACGCGGCGCAAATGGCCGCGCCCCACCTGCGCGGCCAGGCCGACCAGGTCCTCGTCACCTATGGCGACATGCCCCTGCTGACGGCGGACACCATGCGCCAACTGGCCCAATTGCAAACAGAAATGCAGACGGAATCTGGCGTGGCCATCAGCATGTTAACGGTGATGGGGCCACCGACTTCCACCTTTGGCCGCATTCTGCGCCGCCCCGACGGGTCCGTGGCCGAGATCGTGGAGGTGGCGGCGGCGCGGCAACGCCCAAACGCGGCGGAACTGCTGGCCATCCCGGAGCTAAACGTGGGCGTCTACTGCTTCGCGGCGGATTGGCTATGGGATAATGTAGGCGCTCTGCCGCTGCGCCAGGCGCGCTCCGGCCCGGAGTATTACCTCACCGACCTGGTGGGCATGGCCGTAAGCCAGGGGCGGCAGGTGCGGGCCATCGTGGCCGCGGACGAGGATGAATGCCTGGGCGCGGGCACGCGGGCGGAAATGGTGGCGGTGGAAAAGGCGTTTCAGCGGCGGCACAACAACCGCTGGCTGGCGGCGGGCGTGACGCTGATGGACCCGGAGCGGACGTACATTGAGGCGGACGTGACCATTGGGCAGGATACCGTTATCTGGCCGGACTGCTATTTGCAGGGGCGCACGGTGGTGGGCGCAGACTGCGTGATTGGCCCCAATGTGACTTTGCGCCAGGCGACGGTGGGAGATGGTTGCCACATTGAGCAGGCGGTGGTGGAAGGGGCGACGCTGCCGGCAGGCGCGCGGATCGGCCCGTTTACGCATGTAAGAGGATGA
- a CDS encoding DM13 domain-containing protein — MAEASVAELAGEPDKVMEEEMPASANQAAVLRTGRFVDADEFHSGSGTATIYRAADGSLLLRLEDFRVTNGPDLHVLLANGAKPTGTENMGQFLDLGELKGNVGNQNYEIPADTDLGIYNSVIIYCQPFEVVFSTATLSQ, encoded by the coding sequence ATGGCGGAGGCGTCGGTGGCGGAGCTGGCCGGGGAACCGGATAAGGTAATGGAAGAAGAAATGCCGGCATCCGCCAACCAGGCCGCCGTTCTCCGTACCGGGCGGTTCGTGGACGCCGACGAATTCCACAGCGGCTCCGGCACAGCCACCATCTACCGCGCCGCCGACGGCAGCCTGCTGCTGCGCCTGGAAGATTTCCGCGTCACCAACGGCCCCGACCTGCACGTGCTGCTGGCGAACGGAGCCAAACCAACCGGCACGGAAAACATGGGGCAGTTCCTCGACCTGGGAGAGTTAAAAGGAAACGTGGGCAACCAAAACTACGAAATCCCCGCCGACACCGACCTGGGCATCTACAACAGCGTCATCATCTACTGCCAGCCCTTCGAGGTCGTCTTCTCCACCGCCACCCTCAGCCAGTAG
- the pyk gene encoding pyruvate kinase, with protein MSRTKIVATIGPASNSVDVMRKMLHAGMNVARVNFSHGSHESHAQTIQRLRQVAAEEGKVLAILGDLQGPKLRLGNVRTGGIPLSLGDEIIFTPLRGQPNMIYLPHPELIAAVRPGARMVIGDGEVEFVVTEKRSDVLVTSVAVAGLLESRKGVNVPGTFLPVPSITDKDKEDLDFICDMDLDFVALSFVRSADDVLELRERMRQRDKNIPIIAKIEKSEAIENLETIRDVANGMMVARGDLGIDMPPQEIPMLQKRIINCCNYAGIPVITATQMLQSMVEHPRPTRAEASDVANAILDGTDAVMLSGETASGSFPVEAVRMMRQIGDITEQAFPYELWRQRRRQSITKDASVTEAISAASCAIAEEIDVQAIVTSTLSGYTARQIARHRPVRRVIAVTPLPATQRRLALVWGVECRLIGDYYQDTDAMLTATVAAVRTMGFNEGDKIVITAGIPFGQTGQTNLIKVHEIGQNGKG; from the coding sequence ATGTCACGGACGAAGATTGTTGCCACGATAGGGCCGGCCTCTAATAGCGTGGACGTGATGCGGAAGATGTTACATGCCGGCATGAACGTTGCCCGCGTGAATTTCTCCCATGGAAGTCATGAATCCCACGCCCAGACCATCCAGCGCCTGCGCCAGGTAGCCGCGGAAGAAGGCAAAGTCCTGGCCATCCTCGGCGACCTGCAAGGCCCCAAACTACGTCTGGGCAACGTGCGTACCGGTGGTATTCCCCTGTCCCTGGGGGACGAGATCATCTTTACTCCCTTGCGCGGTCAGCCAAACATGATTTATTTGCCCCACCCGGAGCTGATCGCCGCCGTCAGGCCAGGCGCACGCATGGTCATTGGCGACGGGGAAGTGGAGTTCGTCGTTACGGAAAAGCGAAGTGATGTACTCGTCACCTCCGTTGCCGTAGCCGGGCTGCTGGAATCGCGCAAAGGCGTGAACGTCCCGGGGACCTTCCTCCCTGTTCCCAGCATCACGGACAAGGATAAGGAAGACCTCGACTTTATCTGTGACATGGACCTGGATTTCGTGGCCCTCTCCTTCGTGCGCAGCGCCGATGACGTGCTGGAATTGCGCGAACGGATGAGGCAGCGAGATAAGAATATCCCCATCATCGCCAAAATTGAGAAGAGCGAAGCTATCGAGAACCTGGAGACGATTCGGGATGTGGCGAACGGCATGATGGTGGCTCGCGGCGACCTGGGCATTGATATGCCGCCGCAGGAAATCCCCATGCTGCAAAAACGGATCATCAACTGCTGCAATTATGCCGGCATTCCCGTGATCACGGCCACCCAAATGCTACAATCCATGGTCGAACACCCCCGCCCTACACGCGCCGAAGCCAGCGACGTCGCCAACGCCATCCTCGACGGCACGGACGCCGTCATGTTGTCCGGCGAAACGGCCAGCGGCAGCTTTCCCGTGGAAGCAGTGCGCATGATGCGGCAAATCGGGGACATCACAGAGCAGGCTTTCCCGTATGAACTGTGGCGACAGCGCCGTCGCCAAAGCATCACCAAAGACGCCAGCGTCACGGAAGCGATCAGCGCCGCAAGCTGCGCCATCGCCGAGGAAATCGACGTGCAGGCCATTGTCACCTCCACCCTATCCGGGTATACGGCGCGACAAATCGCCCGCCACCGCCCGGTACGCAGGGTGATAGCCGTGACACCGCTGCCGGCAACGCAACGACGACTGGCGCTGGTTTGGGGAGTAGAGTGCCGGCTGATTGGCGACTATTACCAGGACACGGACGCCATGCTCACGGCAACCGTGGCCGCTGTGCGCACCATGGGCTTCAACGAGGGGGACAAAATCGTCATTACGGCGGGGATTCCCTTTGGGCAAACGGGACAAACAAACCTGATCAAAGTGCATGAGATCGGGCAAAACGGGAAGGGCTAA